In Festucalex cinctus isolate MCC-2025b chromosome 9, RoL_Fcin_1.0, whole genome shotgun sequence, the DNA window AAGACCAATTCACACTCGAATCTCACTCATGGTCAATGTAGAGATACAATTAACCTATTTTGGCGATGTGAGAGgggaacaaataaaaaatctgtataTGTCAGCAATTGCAAACAGCAAATTTCACAGAATATTCAGTGCTAGCTCCACAATTCCCACTACAAAACTGTTTCCTTCTCAAGTAGGCCACAAGAACAAATAGCCAATGATAAACAATGTCAGTGCAACTGCCATGTCAACCTTCATAAAACTCATTGAAACAGTTCAGAAATCTCATTTTGGTAGAGATCCAGTTTTCTGCAACTGAGCACATGTTAAATTCTGAATGGATGGCACAAAGTGGTTTTATTGTTGAGCACTATTACTGCAAATGCATGTCTGATGTGTTTTAATAATTTGTCATCTTATAACCCTGACCAACTGCGGTcaagcaaagtaaaaaaaaaaaaaaaatgtcaccctCAATGTGACACATTTTGCTATGATAAATGTGATCAATTCATGAAGGCTTATTGAACTATGTGTGGccatttcaacattttctgcAGCAATGTTAGATATAATGAAATTACGGAAGTGGCAGAGAAAATCGCTTGGGATATTCTAAAATAGCGATGGCAGCAAGACAATGTGAAAAAGATGAGACAATTTGCAACAAAGAATCTTAATTAAAAAGAGTCCTACCTCTGCAGAGGACGCAAGATCTTCAAAAGGATCAGCAAAGTCACTCGGACTTTTCCTCATAGTTTGGTCAGCAGGCAGCGTGTTGTCATTGTAAGAAGAAACAAACTTAAAGTCGCTGGTTCTGGAACCTGTTGTCAAGTAGGCGTCATAGTTGTAGGTGCTGCGTAAAGTTCCTGTGCCGTCAACATCTGCGTAATTAGGAGGGAGATACGCGCTGGGGATGGCAACTGCTCCATCAAACAACAGTCTGGGCTTTCTCCTGCGACAAAACCTCACACCCaggacgatgatgatgaaggtCAGGAAGAAGGTGGACACGGACACCAGGGCGATGATCAGGTAAGAGGTCACTTTGGAATTCTTGTCGTCATAAGAAATGTCCTTCAGTTCTGGCACCTCAGCCAAGTTATCCGAAATCAGTAAATACATGGAGCAGGTGGCAGAGAGAGGGGGCTGTCCGTTATCTTTCACGGCCACAATCAGGTTCTGTTTCATGCTGTCAGACTCCGAAATGTCCCGCTGGGTCCTGATCTCTCCACTGTGGAGACCAATGGTGAAAAGTCCCGGATCTGTGGACTTGACAATATGATAGGACAGCCAGGCGTTCTGTCCAGAGTCGGCGTCCACCGCTATCACTTTGGACACCACAGAGCCTCCGTGTGCAGCTTTGGGGACCAGCTCGGTCATGAAGGAGTTGCCCTCCGGGGCGGGGTACAGTATCTGAGGAGAGTTGTCATTCACGTCCGATATGTACACACTGACGCTCACGTTGCTGCTCAGCGGAGGAGAACCGTTGTCTCTGGCCATCACGTGGACTTGAAAACTCCTCAAGTGTTCGTAATCAAACGACCTGACGGCGTGGATCACCCCCGTGTCTCCGTTAACAGACACGTAGGAGGACACCGGGGCAGCATTCACCTCAGCGGGTAAAAGAGAATAAATTACGGTGCCGTTCTGTCTCCAGTCGGGGTCTCGAGCACTAACAGAACATAAAGTGGAGCCAGCTTTGTTATTTTCACTCACATATGCGCTGTAGGACTGTTCCTCAAACACAGGTGGGTTGTCGTTGATGTCTCCTACAGACAAGTGAACACTTTTGGAGGACGACAGAGGAGGAGAGCCCTCGTCAGTGGCACTGATTGTGATGTTGTAATCTGACACAAGTTCACGGTCAAGTTGTCCAGTAGTCACCAGAGAATAATAGTTTTTAATAGAAGGAACTAACTTCAATGGGACATTTTGTTGAAGGGTGCAGCTCACATGTCCATTCTTTTCAGAATCTCTGTCCTGCACATTAATGATTCCCACCTCTGTGCCAGGTGGAACATTTTCTGCTACTGGATTAGTCAATGACTTTAAGTTGATCATAGGAACATTGTCATTTACATCAGTAATATCTATTACAAGTTTAGCATAGGATGTGAGCCCTAAGCCATCTCTTGCTTGCACTTTCATTTCATAAGAATTGTTCTCCTCAAAATCAATCTCACCCGATAGCTTTATTGCACCACTTTTGGGGtcaattgtgaaaatatttgtattatcaTTCGATACGTGGCCAACATTGTATGTCACATCTCCATTCACTCCTTCATCAGCATCAGTAGCACtaactttaattattattgtttctgGAGGAGAATTTTCAGGCAGACTGGCTTTATAAACGGCCTTGCTGAACACTGGAGCGTTATCATTAGCATCCAGCACAATGACATGTATGACGACTGTGCCTGATTTCTGGGGGGAGCCGCCATCTAAAGCTGTGAGAAGCAAAttcatctcactttgcttttctCGGTCAAGCTTATTTTCTAAAACAAGTTCAACCTTGTTGTTGTCAACAGCAAGAATAAAGTTGGCATTTCTTTGTAAAATGTATCGTTGAACAGCATTTTGACCGATATCTGCATCATGGGCCTCCTCGATGGAAAAACGGCTGCCCTTTTCTGCAGACTCTCTAATTTCCATTTCAATTACTTTTTCACGAAATTTAGGAGAATTGTCATTTACATCTTGAATATGAAAACTCACACGTTGAAGCTCGAGGGGATTCTCCAAAACTAGATCGACTTTTATGACACATGAAGGTTTCGTTCCACAAATGATTTCTCTGTCAATCCTCTCTGATGTGATCAGGTCTCCGGTGCTCAAATTTATCCCACAATAACGTCTCCGCGCTTCCTCAAAATCAAATCGAGGCTTTCGGGATGCAAAAGTCACCAGATCAACTCCAagatcttttgctatatttccaACAACAGAGCCTTGTTTCACCTCCTCTGGAACAGAATAACTCAAATCTCCGTAAACGACGGGCACCATTACGATAAGGGAAACAAAGCAAACGATTGGAACAAGCGCAGAAAATCCTTTGTCCCCCATCTtgcgcaaaacaaaaaaacattcgatGTTTGGGCAATGGCAACGCGATTCCAGTGGTATACAATCCAAGTAAATCAACGATTTTTCCACAAAACGAGActgggctgaaaaaaaaaatagctttttcGCCGACTGTTTACAACATCCTGAATGCGCAGTTGTCTGCATGGGTGGACTGGTGGGTGCGTTTACGGTCTGCAAGCCGAGAGCGACATCATCAGTTCATTTTTTATTCTTACACTCAAAGAAATAATTAGGCATATTCTCCAACTGATAATTGAATAAAGGGAGCAATATTTATGATGTGCAGAAAcgaaaggaaagaaaatgtcaaCAATCTGCCAAATTCATAATAGTAAGTGCAACCTAAATGTAGATTCAGAACCATAACGTATTTAAaacaatagttaaaaaaaaaaaaaaaaaaaaaaaaaaaaaacaatgtaggcCTATACCCTGACATTGAATTAGaaagttgccttttttttatcaAGCACTGATAGGCCTATTTGTAGCTATTAGAGAAACCTAACACTGTCATGTTAATTTTGCACCATAAAACATATCAAATCATATTTCATGCATTTTCAATAGCCTAGACTATCTTCTGATTCAATCGAGAACATGTTtcgtttttcatttatttaatatgaAGTGCTTATTGTCAAAATTATATGTTGGATGCAAATGTCTCTCTCCAACAAGTCCTCCAACAATAACGACCATATTGGTCGTTACTGGAGGACTGTCTCAAATATGGACACGCAACGAATAAACGGATGAACAGCGTCAGAGCATAAGCCCCTCAGTCTATTTTTTAATGGACTAATAACAACATTAACCGTTTTTGTTGTTAAACGTATTTAAATAATCAAATTCAGTACGCGTTGCGCCACagatgtaaatttatgtaattattattcGTCCTGACTCAGTTATAatttaatatgaataaataattgaTGTCAGTATGCGACGGATCTTTTCTTGCGTTTCTTCTAGTATAgcctaaatttaaattaaacttaTACaacgtgtgtgtatgtatataaatTAAACTATTAATGCTATGCGTGTTGAAAAATTAAGCTGACGTCTGAAACCAAAGGGACGAAATTGGGTTCAAATATTTTCAAGAATAGTGATTCGTGCATGATTACCCTGCACAACAAACTTCAACAATCTCAGATGAGTAGGTAATATGACGTCGTTGCCAGAGCGCATGACCGCTATACAGATCTCGTATGTATACGGATGTCACCAAAATTTTTGTGCGCATGAATATAAATATTCTATTCTTAGTCTGAATATATTAGAACGAAACTCGCAATGTTTTTGATTATATTAACGTTaagcgttatttatttatttatttatttatttatttatttatttatttatttatttgtttatttatttatttattgaggcTCCGTGCGTCGTATTGATTATTACAGTGCGGTATACCGTGTTGATTCATTCTCATATACGCTACTATAGGAAAAGTAAGTAGCCAAGTCCATAAGACTATTTTTAATATAAGGGTTCGgatttgcctgttttttttagttaaataataataataataataataataataataataataataataataataataataataataataataattattattattattattattattattattattattattattattattattattattattattattgggcggcacggtagccgagtggttagcacgtccgcttcccagttctgaggtctccggttcgagtccaggctcggaccctcctgggtggagtttgcatgttctccccgtgcccgcgtgggtcttctccgggtactccggtctcctcccacattccaaagacatgcatggcaggttaattgggcgctccgaattgtccctaggtgtgagtgtggatggttgttcgtctctgtgtgccctgcgattggctggcaaccagtccagggtgtcccccgcctactgcccagagccagctgagataggcgccagcagcccccgcgacccttgtgaggaataagcggtcaagaaaatggatggatggatggattattattattattattaataatattaatattgatattattatcattattattattattattattattattattattattattgtttagttATGCTGTGTTGGCGAAATAACTCGTTTGCCAGGTTATCGTGCGACACTGCATCGCCGGCCTCAGTGCAAAGGCAACCACAGGAGCTCAAAGAGTTCCtggttctatttttttatttatttatttttttttttgacaatacaaATTGTTTACGTCAAATTTGGTTGACCTCCCCCAACCGTGATCCAGATCACTTCTTTCGCTTTGTCATCAGCAGTTCTGCCATTAATTCAACTAAAaatttattatgattttattgaaggAGCGAAGAAGATAATTAGTGAAACTGTATCGGAGGAAAAGTAAAAGTGGCCGGAAGTCACTTGGTGTGTAAATTCTTTGTAAATTTTGTACAGGAGGCTTGTAATCCTTTACTTGGCAAAGCTGGTTAATTAAAGCGTCATGTTTGCCACGTCTGAATTCACCATTTGAAAAGGGACATTCATTCAACAATCCCTGCAAGGATTCAAGTGGGTCATCTCTTACGCCAAGTTGTGAAATTGTCTTACCTCTGAGAGGGTCCCCATATCTTCAAAAGAATCAGCAAAGTCTGATGGACTTTTCTTCAGAGTCTGGTCAGCAGGCAGCGTGTTGTCATTGTAAGAAGACACAAACTTAAAGTCGCTGGTTCTGGAACCTGTTGTCAAGTAGGCGTCATAGTTGTAGGTGCTGCGTAAAGTTCCTGTGCCGTCAACATCTGCGTAATTAGGAGGGAGATACGCGCTGGGGATGGCAACTGCTCCATCAAACAACAGTCTGGGCTTTCTCCTGCGACAAAACCTCACACCCaggacgatgatgatgaaggtCAGGAAGAAGGTGGACACGGACACCAGGGCGATGATCAGGTAAGAGGTCACTTTGGAATTCTTGTCGTCATAAGAAATGTCCTTCAGTTCTGGCACCTCAGCCAAGTTATCCGAAATCAGTAAATACATGGAGCAGGTGGCAGAGAGAGGGGGCTGTCCGTTATCTTTCACGGCCACAATCAGGTTCTGTTTCATGCTGTCAGACTCCGAAATGTCCCGCTGGGTCCTGATCTCTCCACTGTGGAGACCAATGGTGAAAAGTCCCGGATCTGTGGACTTGACAATATGATAGGACAGCCAGGCGTTCTGTCCAGAGTCGGCGTCCACCGCTATCACTTTGGACACCACAGAGCCTCCGTGTGCAGCTTTGGGGACCAGCTCGGTCATGAAGGAGTTGCCCTCCGGGGCGGGGTACAGTATCTGAGGAGAGTTGTCATTCACGTCCGATATGTACACACTGACGCTCACGTTGCTGCTCAGCGGAGGAGAACCGTTGTCTCTGGCCATCACGTGGACTTGAAAACTCCTCAAGTGTTCGTAATCAAACGACCTGACGGCGTGGATCACCCCCGTGTCTCCGTTAACAGACACGTAGGAGGACACCGGGGCACCGTTCACCTCAGCGGGTAACAGAGAGTAAATCACGGTGCCGTTCTGTCTCCAGTCGGGGTCTCGAGCACTAACTGAGCATAAAGTGGAGCCAGCTTTGTTATTTTCACTAACATATGCACTGTAGGACTGTTCCTCAAACACAGGTGGGTTGTCGTTGATGTCTGCTACAGACAAGTGAACAGTTTTCGAGGAGCTCAGAGAAGGAGAGCCTTCATCAGTGGCACTTATTGTAATGTTGTAATCTGACACAAGTTCACGGTCAAGTTCTCCTGTAGTCACCAGAGAATAATAGTTTTTAATAGAAGGAACTAACTTAAAtgggacattttgttgaatggaGCAGCGTACCTGTCCATTCTTGTCAGAGTCTCTGTCCTGCACATTAATTATGCCCAACTCTGTGCCAAGTGGCACATTTTCTGCTACTGAACTAGACAGTGACTTTAAATTGATCACAGGAGCGTTATCATTTACATCAGTAACATCTATTATAATTTTACTATAGGAAGTCAGTCCCAAGCCGTCTTTAGCTTCAACACTCATCTCATATGaagttttctcttcaaaatcaaTTAAACGTGTTACTGTAATTACACCTGTTGTAGGCTCAATAGAAAATGCATTCACATTATTGTCTGAGATGTGGCCAAAGTCATACATCACATCTCCATTCACTCCTTCATCAGCATCAGTAGCACtaactttaattattattgtttctgGAGGAGAGTTTTCAGGCAGACTGGCTTTATAAACGGCCTTGCTGAACACTGGGGCGTTATCATTAGCATCTAGCACCTTAACGTGTATGACGACTGTGCCTGATTTCTGGGGGGAGCCGCCATCTAAAGCTGTGAGAAGCAAAttcatctcactttgcttttctCGGTCCAGCTTGTTTTCTAGAACAAGCTCGACTTTGTTGCTGTCAAGAGAAAGAATAAAATTTGCATTTCTTTGCAAAATATATCTTTGAACTGCATTTTGGCCTATATCTGCATCATGGGCCTTCTCAATGGAAAAACGACTGCCCTTTTCTGCCGACTCCCATATTTCCATCTCAATCAAATTCTTTTTGAATTTTGGCGAGTTGTCATTTACATCTTGAATATGAAAAACCACGCGATGTAGCTCAAGAGGATTTTCTAATACTAGATCCATTTTTATCACGCATGAGGGCTTTTTGTCACAAAGGCTCTCTCTGTCAATTCTTTCCGCTGTAATCAAGTCCCCGGTGCTCAGATTAATCTCACAATACTGCTTACGTGTCCCTTCAACATCAATGCGGGCATTTCGAGCAGACAGCGTCTTCGGATCcacacccaaatcttttgctatatttccaACAACAGACGAGCGTTTCATCTCCTCTGAAACAGAATAACTCAGATCACCGTCGACGAGGCGCAGCTGAGCAACGACGGCAAAAAAATACAGCAGACGGCGAATAGAGAAATCCTCCACTCCCATGTTGATAGAAATAatccaaaatgtgtttcgtcTCCAATCAGAAGATCTAATGGTGCACACAATTCCCTATTCCACTGGTCaacgaagaaaaaaatgttctcagtgtccAACCATCCACAGAAAGACAAAGCAACCAGAATCGGTGCATTAAAAGGGGGACGGGTGTGGATTTGCGATACATAAGCCAACAGCGACACCAAGAGGCcatttttgtcaacagcacaaAATGCAATAACATGAAAGTCATTatcatattattaaaaaaacaacaacatttatttAACTTGTTTAGTCAATGACAAGTTTAATGCCATGAAAAGTGTGCACTTTCTAGGTATGAATTTTATGAAAACTAGAAATAGTCTTCAGTTTTGCAAATACTATATGTCAAAATGCATGCacattaatttcattttcatggaCTAATTTTAACACCTGCGTCAGTTAATCCTGCTAACATGAAGTCAAAGCTGAGTACAGTAGCCAACTTTACTTGTAATGCggacaaaataatttaaaacttCACTGTACTCCAATAACATATTTTTAACTGACATAATTTGAACTTCAAACTATTCCGATTTTTAGGATTCCTGCAAACAAAATGATATATATTGTTCACTTGTGACTTGTTATTTCAGCACCACGGACAGTCGCCTCCTGTTTTTGTCGTTTTGCCGCCTTTGAACGCATTaacagaaagagaaagagaaagagaaagagaaagagaaagagaaagagaaagagaaagagaaagagaaagagaaagagaaagagaaagagaaagagaaagacagGGTTCTAAACTTCACCAAGACCTAAATTCTCCCATGAGCAGTAAGTCACAAGAAGTGAATCCAAGctaatttgtttttgaaaagcaacctttgaaaactcacttatgccatatttaaaaaatgaataactaaatAAGAGCATCGTTGGAGCATCGGGTTAAGAATGAGGATTATGACTGAAACTATATGAGAACGCTAAATAttcaaataatattattcaacaATAGGCTATTATTTCAGGCCTTTGACAGTGTCGGTCTAAAAGTTAAATAGTTGTAACATTTGCTTCGAGGTGGTCTTATGGACCATGCCAATAAATATGAACGTTGAGCACCAAATAGGAAGAAAAAACGCAGAGTGGAGCATACAATGACAAGAAAAATGAACATGAAACATTgaattaatgtaataatttgattaggggaaaaaaaaaccctacctCTTCAGCCGCCTCAATGTCCTCAAAAGGATCAGCAAAGTCACTTGGGCTTTTCTTCAGTGTCTGGTCAGCAGGCAGCGTGTTGTCATTGTAAGAAGACACAAATTTGAAGTCGCTGGTTCTGGAACCTGTTGTCAAGTAGGCGTCATAGTTGTAGGTGCTGCGTAAAGTTCCTGTGCCGTCAACATCTGCGTAATTAGGAGGGAGATACGCGCTGGGGATGGCAACTGCTCCATCAAACAACAGTCTGGGCTTTCTCCTGCGACAAAACCTCACACCCaggacgatgatgatgaaggtCAGGAAGAAGGTGGACACGGACACCAGGGCGATGATCAGGTAAGAGGTCACTTTGGAATTCTTGTCGTCATAAGAAATGT includes these proteins:
- the LOC144025487 gene encoding protocadherin gamma-A2-like isoform X32 — translated: MGVEDFSIRRLLYFFAVVAQLRLVDGDLSYSVSEEMKRSSVVGNIAKDLGVDPKTLSARNARIDVEGTRKQYCEINLSTGDLITAERIDRESLCDKKPSCVIKMDLVLENPLELHRVVFHIQDVNDNSPKFKKNLIEMEIWESAEKGSRFSIEKAHDADIGQNAVQRYILQRNANFILSLDSNKVELVLENKLDREKQSEMNLLLTALDGGSPQKSGTVVIHVKVLDANDNAPVFSKAVYKASLPENSPPETIIIKVSATDADEGVNGDVMYDFGHISDNNVNAFSIEPTTGVITVTRLIDFEEKTSYEMSVEAKDGLGLTSYSKIIIDVTDVNDNAPVINLKSLSSSVAENVPLGTELGIINVQDRDSDKNGQVRCSIQQNVPFKLVPSIKNYYSLVTTGELDRELVSDYNITISATDEGSPSLSSSKTVHLSVADINDNPPVFEEQSYSAYVSENNKAGSTLCSVSARDPDWRQNGTVIYSLLPAEVNGAPVSSYVSVNGDTGVIHAVRSFDYEHLRSFQVHVMARDNGSPPLSSNVSVSVYISDVNDNSPQILYPAPEGNSFMTELVPKAAHGGSVVSKVIAVDADSGQNAWLSYHIVKSTDPGLFTIGLHSGEIRTQRDISESDSMKQNLIVAVKDNGQPPLSATCSMYLLISDNLAEVPELKDISYDDKNSKVTSYLIIALVSVSTFFLTFIIIVLGVRFCRRRKPRLLFDGAVAIPSAYLPPNYADVDGTGTLRSTYNYDAYLTTGSRTSDFKFVSSYNDNTLPADQTLKKSPSDFADSFEDMGTLSEQKPPNNDWRFNQGARPGPSGPHMPYGTHIRWTPKSGTRAAGGPEVAMGTGPWPQPPTEAEQLQALMAAANVSEATGTLGPGTMGLSTRYSPQFTLQHVPDYRQNVYIPGSTATLTSNPQQQQQQAMAQQAGQQALPPPQPGQPEPPKAAQTPASKKKSTKKEKK
- the LOC144025487 gene encoding protocadherin gamma-A12-like isoform X1, with translation MQTTAHSGCCKQSAKKLFFFSAQSRFVEKSLIYLDCIPLESRCHCPNIECFFVLRKMGDKGFSALVPIVCFVSLIVMVPVVYGDLSYSVPEEVKQGSVVGNIAKDLGVDLVTFASRKPRFDFEEARRRYCGINLSTGDLITSERIDREIICGTKPSCVIKVDLVLENPLELQRVSFHIQDVNDNSPKFREKVIEMEIRESAEKGSRFSIEEAHDADIGQNAVQRYILQRNANFILAVDNNKVELVLENKLDREKQSEMNLLLTALDGGSPQKSGTVVIHVIVLDANDNAPVFSKAVYKASLPENSPPETIIIKVSATDADEGVNGDVTYNVGHVSNDNTNIFTIDPKSGAIKLSGEIDFEENNSYEMKVQARDGLGLTSYAKLVIDITDVNDNVPMINLKSLTNPVAENVPPGTEVGIINVQDRDSEKNGHVSCTLQQNVPLKLVPSIKNYYSLVTTGQLDRELVSDYNITISATDEGSPPLSSSKSVHLSVGDINDNPPVFEEQSYSAYVSENNKAGSTLCSVSARDPDWRQNGTVIYSLLPAEVNAAPVSSYVSVNGDTGVIHAVRSFDYEHLRSFQVHVMARDNGSPPLSSNVSVSVYISDVNDNSPQILYPAPEGNSFMTELVPKAAHGGSVVSKVIAVDADSGQNAWLSYHIVKSTDPGLFTIGLHSGEIRTQRDISESDSMKQNLIVAVKDNGQPPLSATCSMYLLISDNLAEVPELKDISYDDKNSKVTSYLIIALVSVSTFFLTFIIIVLGVRFCRRRKPRLLFDGAVAIPSAYLPPNYADVDGTGTLRSTYNYDAYLTTGSRTSDFKFVSSYNDNTLPADQTMRKSPSDFADPFEDLASSAEQKPPNNDWRFNQGARPGPSGPHMPYGTHIRWTPKSGTRAAGGPEVAMGTGPWPQPPTEAEQLQALMAAANVSEATGTLGPGTMGLSTRYSPQFTLQHVPDYRQNVYIPGSTATLTSNPQQQQQQAMAQQAGQQALPPPQPGQPEPPKAAQTPASKKKSTKKEKK
- the LOC144025487 gene encoding protocadherin gamma-A12-like isoform X3 encodes the protein MQTTAHSGCCKQSAKKLFFFSAQSRFVEKSLIYLDCIPLESRCHCPNIECFFVLRKMGDKGFSALVPIVCFVSLIVMVPVVYGDLSYSVPEEVKQGSVVGNIAKDLGVDLVTFASRKPRFDFEEARRRYCGINLSTGDLITSERIDREIICGTKPSCVIKVDLVLENPLELQRVSFHIQDVNDNSPKFREKVIEMEIRESAEKGSRFSIEEAHDADIGQNAVQRYILQRNANFILAVDNNKVELVLENKLDREKQSEMNLLLTALDGGSPQKSGTVVIHVIVLDANDNAPVFSKAVYKASLPENSPPETIIIKVSATDADEGVNGDVTYNVGHVSNDNTNIFTIDPKSGAIKLSGEIDFEENNSYEMKVQARDGLGLTSYAKLVIDITDVNDNVPMINLKSLTNPVAENVPPGTEVGIINVQDRDSEKNGHVSCTLQQNVPLKLVPSIKNYYSLVTTGQLDRELVSDYNITISATDEGSPPLSSSKSVHLSVGDINDNPPVFEEQSYSAYVSENNKAGSTLCSVSARDPDWRQNGTVIYSLLPAEVNAAPVSSYVSVNGDTGVIHAVRSFDYEHLRSFQVHVMARDNGSPPLSSNVSVSVYISDVNDNSPQILYPAPEGNSFMTELVPKAAHGGSVVSKVIAVDADSGQNAWLSYHIVKSTDPGLFTIGLHSGEIRTQRDISESDSMKQNLIVAVKDNGQPPLSATCSMYLLISDNLAEVPELKDISYDDKNSKVTSYLIIALVSVSTFFLTFIIIVLGVRFCRRRKPRLLFDGAVAIPSAYLPPNYADVDGTGTLRSTYNYDAYLTTGSRTSDFKFVSSYNDNTLPADQTMRKSPSDFADPFEDLASSAEQKPPNNDWRFNQGARPGPSGAAGGPEVAMGTGPWPQPPTEAEQLQALMAAANVSEATGTLGPGTMGLSTRYSPQFTLQHVPDYRQNVYIPGSTATLTSNPQQQQQQAMAQQAGQQALPPPQPGQPEPPKAAQTPASKKKSTKKEKK
- the LOC144025487 gene encoding protocadherin gamma-A2-like isoform X45; translated protein: MGVEDFSIRRLLYFFAVVAQLRLVDGDLSYSVSEEMKRSSVVGNIAKDLGVDPKTLSARNARIDVEGTRKQYCEINLSTGDLITAERIDRESLCDKKPSCVIKMDLVLENPLELHRVVFHIQDVNDNSPKFKKNLIEMEIWESAEKGSRFSIEKAHDADIGQNAVQRYILQRNANFILSLDSNKVELVLENKLDREKQSEMNLLLTALDGGSPQKSGTVVIHVKVLDANDNAPVFSKAVYKASLPENSPPETIIIKVSATDADEGVNGDVMYDFGHISDNNVNAFSIEPTTGVITVTRLIDFEEKTSYEMSVEAKDGLGLTSYSKIIIDVTDVNDNAPVINLKSLSSSVAENVPLGTELGIINVQDRDSDKNGQVRCSIQQNVPFKLVPSIKNYYSLVTTGELDRELVSDYNITISATDEGSPSLSSSKTVHLSVADINDNPPVFEEQSYSAYVSENNKAGSTLCSVSARDPDWRQNGTVIYSLLPAEVNGAPVSSYVSVNGDTGVIHAVRSFDYEHLRSFQVHVMARDNGSPPLSSNVSVSVYISDVNDNSPQILYPAPEGNSFMTELVPKAAHGGSVVSKVIAVDADSGQNAWLSYHIVKSTDPGLFTIGLHSGEIRTQRDISESDSMKQNLIVAVKDNGQPPLSATCSMYLLISDNLAEVPELKDISYDDKNSKVTSYLIIALVSVSTFFLTFIIIVLGVRFCRRRKPRLLFDGAVAIPSAYLPPNYADVDGTGTLRSTYNYDAYLTTGSRTSDFKFVSSYNDNTLPADQTLKKSPSDFADSFEDMGTLSEQKPPNNDWRFNQGARPGPSGAAGGPEVAMGTGPWPQPPTEAEQLQALMAAANVSEATGTLGPGTMGLSTRYSPQFTLQHVPDYRQNVYIPGSTATLTSNPQQQQQQAMAQQAGQQALPPPQPGQPEPPKAAQTPASKKKSTKKEKK